The sequence CCCGGCTCGCCTATGAGGTGCGCGAAACCACCGTCTTCATCCTCAATGTGGAGGCGGCGGCGCTGCGCTACCAGACGATCCTTTCCGAGCGGCTCGACCTCACCCCGGCGCTGGCGATCGACCGGCATGAGCTGGACGGCGGCACCCGGCTGGTGCGCGCCGTGGCCGAGCCGGGTGCCTTCGAGGTGGAGTATCGCGCCCGCGTCGCGCTCTCGCCCTATGACGCCGATCCCGCCAGCCTTGGCGAGACGCCGGTGGCGGACCTGCCACTGGAGGTGGTGCCCTTTCTCAACCCCAGCCGCTACTGCCAGTCCGACCGGCTGGCCCGCTTTGCCTTTCGCGAATTCGGCGCGCTGCCGCCGGGCCATCAGCGGGTGACGGCGATCTGCAACTGGATCCACGACAATGTCGACTATCTCAGCGGCAGCTCCAATTC is a genomic window of Ancylobacter sp. IITR112 containing:
- a CDS encoding transglutaminase family protein, with product MKFTVASRLAYEVRETTVFILNVEAAALRYQTILSERLDLTPALAIDRHELDGGTRLVRAVAEPGAFEVEYRARVALSPYDADPASLGETPVADLPLEVVPFLNPSRYCQSDRLARFAFREFGALPPGHQRVTAICNWIHDNVDYLSGSSNSETSAYDTLVQRAGVCRDFAHLGIAFCRALSIPARFASSYAWQLEPPDFHAVFECYLDGAWYLFDPTRKAALQGLVRIGVGRDAADAAFATMFGNAVMTGMQVSIAPLDEVEDEEPTLRAVGIA